In one window of Zingiber officinale cultivar Zhangliang chromosome 11A, Zo_v1.1, whole genome shotgun sequence DNA:
- the LOC122031267 gene encoding putative GEM-like protein 8 — protein sequence MDTNLDQVAGRPLRLVRFGAEVAAKPVAVSKLNRICLHSDSYDASRCKQKLDSPMAWIRKITKKADSYLKGIRDHVSLGSKISETAKGKLSLGAKILQAGGVQRIFRQSFTVEKGEKLLHAFQCYLSTTAGPIAGLLFVSINKIAFCSDQSIRITSPEGSLVRVPYKVLIPLGKVKGISLHENSHKTNQKYIQIVTVDEFEFWFMGFLCYQRSLKYLRRAISASQLEDLH from the exons ATGGACACAAACCTTGATCAAGTCGCAGGGCGTCCTCTTCGATTAGTCAGATTTGGAGCTGAAGTGGCTGCAAAACCAGTTGCTGTTTCGAAGCTTAATCGAATCTGCCTTCATTCCGATTCTTACGATGCCTCCCGATGCAAACAAA AATTGGATTCACCTATGGCATGGATCCGCAAGATCACTAAAAAAGCAGACAGCTATTTGAAAGGAATCAGAGATCATG TGAGTTTAGGTTCCAAGATCTCAGAGACTGCCAAGGGAAAATTGAGCTTGGGAGCAAAAATTCTTCAAGCGGGTGGAGTCCAGAGAATTTTCAGACAAAGTTTCACAGTTGAAAAAGGAGAGAAGCTTCTCCATGCATTCCAATGCTACCTATCAACAACAGCCGGTCCTATTGCAGGCCTGCTCTTCGTTTCGATAAATAAGATTGCTTTCTGCAGTGATCAATCTATCAGAATCACATCTCCGGAAGGAAGTTTGGTACGAGTTCCCTACAAG GTTTTGATTCCACTGGGAAAGGTGAAAGGAATCAGCCTGCACGAGAACTCACACAAGACTAATCAAAAATACATCCAAATAGTGACCGTTGACGAATTTGAGTTTTGGTTTATGGGCTTTCTCTGTTACCAGAGATCATTGAAGTATTTGAGAAGAGCAATTTCAGCATCACAACTAGAAGATTTGCATTGA